Proteins from one Cellulosilyticum lentocellum DSM 5427 genomic window:
- a CDS encoding M15 family metallopeptidase translates to MDVTTACRDMNQLSAQAQKACALFLEECKKQGLNVLITETYRSQERQNWLYEQGRSRGGKAVTWTKNSRHTSRRAWDICKNVKGQEYRDKTFFKKCAEVAALLGITWGGEWKNSPDTPHFEIDKEWKVPVFNATTDNDLFNAVSSIIKGGVQLTFNAWKRLDLIKLNNVPALVCKLAGIEIDGSVSDAQYKQAIDKLVLLGAISQRLIWDEKRYTVNNVRSLLIKFSKLG, encoded by the coding sequence ATGGATGTAACCACAGCATGTAGAGATATGAATCAATTATCAGCACAAGCTCAAAAGGCTTGTGCTCTTTTTTTAGAAGAATGTAAGAAGCAAGGCTTAAATGTACTTATTACAGAAACATACCGTTCTCAAGAACGCCAGAACTGGCTATATGAACAGGGAAGAAGTAGAGGTGGCAAGGCAGTTACCTGGACAAAGAACAGTCGTCATACATCACGTAGAGCTTGGGATATTTGTAAGAATGTTAAGGGCCAAGAATATAGAGATAAGACATTCTTTAAGAAGTGTGCAGAAGTTGCAGCTCTTCTAGGAATCACTTGGGGAGGGGAGTGGAAGAACTCGCCAGATACTCCTCACTTTGAAATAGATAAAGAGTGGAAAGTTCCAGTATTTAATGCTACCACGGATAATGACCTATTCAATGCAGTAAGTAGCATTATTAAAGGTGGCGTACAGTTAACATTTAATGCGTGGAAACGCTTAGATTTAATTAAGCTTAACAATGTACCAGCATTAGTATGCAAGCTCGCAGGAATCGAAATAGATGGTTCTGTAAGTGATGCACAATACAAACAGGCTATAGATAAGTTAGTGCTCTTAGGAGCTATTTCACAACGTTTAATATGGGATGAAAAAAGATATACAGTTAACAATGTTAGATCATTGCTAATTAAGTTTAGTAAGTTGGGGTAG